The genomic DNA ACTACATTCACTAGCCAACCACTACATCTACCACCAATCTCTGCCACCATTGCTCACCTTCTTCTACCCCTAATCTGAACCTACCTCAACAATCTCTCCATCGAATACAataacaaaaccaaaccaaatcgaACTCCAAACCTACAAATCTGAAATGAAAAGTACTTTGTTGGGGTCATTCAATTCAGGTTTACGTCTCCAAACCAGTCAGATTACAACTCATCGGATGCACCCTCGAATCGGAAACCTAGCTGGTCTCCATCGGTCTGCATTACCACACCATTTAACAATGGTGTGCTTACGATGACAACAATGATATTACGAAGAAAAAGATTAcagtggggtggggtggggtggggtggggttaggttatttttattaaataataatggTGGAGCCCActttaatttttaaataataaattagatttttgtaatgtcttatttattatttttaatagtaAGGGCCTTTTAGTCAATTCACATCcatttaacaccaaaaactaaccccgTCCATTTTAGGGACTAATCGAGAAACGAGTGTACAAACCGTAGGGAACAGGGTTGTAATTTCAAAAAGGTGGGGATTGTatgtgaaatttcaccaaaccaaaGGGGCTGatcaaaaattttctaaaaaaagaGTATGATGTAAATCAACTCGAGAGATGCGAATTACACCAACGGTGGTTGATTGTGGGCATCGGTGATAGATCAAGAAGACGTGTGGATTTTATGGCGCCGGTTATGGTGAATATGTTCTGCCATTTACTTACCCAATATGATGATCCTTAGAGAATTGAGAGCATAGAAGCTTGATCGATGTTTCATGTATGTACTAGCTAAATCAAACCAGATTAGAGCTTGGATAAACCCAATTTTGTATTCATGGAATCAAATTTGACTCGGATATTTtgaagagttaattactgttttcgtccttgtggtttgttaaaaatcactattttagtccattagtttaaaaaatgCGATTTTAGTCTCAGTGGTTTCACTTtagtaaccatttcaatccatttattctatTAGTACAGGGACTTTAATGGTTACGAGGtagactgaaatggttacgaaagtgaaaccacagggactgaaatcgcaatttttaaactaatagactgatagtgatttttgacaaaccatagggatgAAAACAGTAATCAACTCTATTTTGAAACAGAAGATGAATTGCTGTATTGTCATAGTTTTGCATAAAGAAGTGCATGCATGCCACTTGTTAGTCACTCTTCATTGAGTTAAAGTAGTTCATAATAATGTAACTGGTGCTCTAGCAAGTGAAAAGTAAGCTGGTATGGCTTATTATTTCAGTGGTTATGGTAGATAATCATATGCCTTCTTATTCCCGAGTACAACTTCAAGACCCGAAAGGCATAACATTTTAACAAATTCAAGATGCATAAGATCATCCGTCTCAAAACCTCGTATCAGAACGAAACAAATTTGTTCATTTCAATAACGTCAACAAAAAAAACATAACCATCAAATGCATGACTAATTGGATTTCAATTATCTAACCATGATTTCTACCACATGATGTTTACCAGAGGGGCCGCGCATGGAGTAAAGCAAAGGATTTTTACAATCTCTGattctttatctttatcaaaatcATAACATGGGGATATCCATACCTCCTTTAGTACAGGTGACTTGGCCATTATAAGCTTCACAAAATCCAACTCATTCTCTGCGTCGCTAAAACGTATAATCTCTAATTCGTTCAGATGCTCCAGCGTAATATCTGAATAATCTTCGAGTGTAAAAGAGCCCATCTCATATTCTTCAAGATCTTCGTCATACATCTACATGAAGAAGTGTCTTGTGTGAGTGTATGTTAACATAAGAATCGAAACAAGTAGAATTCAACATAGACTCTTGTTATTTACCACTAGCTTAAGTTTCTCAAGGTTTGGGGAGCTTCTAATCAGAAGAGCAAGAAAAGGTAACCCATATATGTGACTAAAGCTCAAATCATGTATACACAAGTATTTCAGGTGGACTAATGCTGTTGGGAGCTCTTTCGGATGTCTCCATCGAAGAAAATCCTTGAGCCATAGCCAAAACAAAGATTAGTGATAACTAATAAGCAAACCAAAGTCTAATCAAGAATataccagtggcggatctagaaaaccCTTATAGGGGCAACGTTTCAAAGAAaaggggtaacgaaatcgaaaaaacgtcaaaatttttcaaaatttacattACCGTCGGAGCGTCAAGGGGCAACGTAGGTTACCCCTTATTAAGAGGTACATCCGCCCCTGGTATATACCATGTAGATAAAATTACCTCAACGAAGGAAAACACAACATAAAGATATTCAATCACCGGTAAACACTCTAATAGATCAACAATGGTAGTAACTTCATCATCACAGATAAATGTACTCGCATTATCCTGCAAAATTACAATGTTTAGATAAGCTATGGAAGACCATGGAAATTAAATTTTATGTATTATAAACTTACGAGAGTCAAACTCTTAAGAAATGGGCAGCTGGATAAAAGACGCAGAAGCATTTTCTCATACATCCATACACCTTCCAAATGTAAGGTTGTAAGATAACCAAATTCATTGAATGAACGTTGTTGGTAAAGAGCACAACCACTCAGATACAAACTTGTTAATTGGTGTAAAGAGAAGAGAGAAATGGGTAACTTATACCCCACATCACCTCCCGCACAAAAAGAAAGTTTTAACATCTTGAGAGAGTTTTTCTTCGATAAATGACGTAGTATTTGGTCAATCTCAACACACGAGGTATCTACCCCCATAGAAAGAGTGAACTCGTGTATTGGACCCTCGTGCATAAGCAGAACTTGGTATATCGCGTAGAAAAACTTACACCTCTTGTGCATTTCTCTCCTTTTACTTGGTTTGTCAAACGTTTGTTCCAAAACAGACGGCTCGGCCCTATCGGTCGACACTTCAAACGTATACTCGTTAAAAACAAGTTTAGGGATTTTGGTCCAATGGTACCTCCATTCCCTAGAGAGGATGcttgtccttgctgcctcttgAATCGGTAGTAGACATAATATGGTTTCTATTATGCCTAAAGGAAGCTTGCTGATTCTATCCATCTTAGGATACCCTTGTTAGCTGCAAAATAAGCTAGCTACTATGGGAATATGTTTAGTCTACACataaaacaacaacaacaacaacaaaaccgagtaacataaacaaaaaaacCGATGAAAATGAAAGGGATTGACCCAATTAGGGTTGGAACAGAACCAATTAGGTTAGTGACTTTAACAGCGAAAAATCATTGCACCAAATTGTTTGAAGTATTGACGCCAAATCCAGTAATGAACAACGGCTTGCTTATGAAGTAAGTTTATGAGAAGTAATCGATATGAAAAGAAAATACCCGTTGTATGGCTTAAGTTATCTGATAAGCAAGCAAACAGGCGACCAACGAACCAGCCGCCACCAGCAGAAGAAGCATATACCAGAGTAAGGTTAGGGTTTACTAAGTATACTGTATACACGACACAAGTGGTTCTTGTACCTTATATCGATTTAACAAGCTACGCTACTGAAGGTTGACTACCGGATTAAACTATGAGAAGTAATCGAATATGAAAAGAAAATACCCGTTGTACAAGTGACTGATATGGCTTAAGTTATCTGATAAGCAAACAGACGACCAACGAACCAGCCGCCACCAGCAGAAGAAGAAGCATATACCAGAGTAAGGTTAGGGTTTACTAAGTATACTGTATACACGACACAAGTGGGTATTGTACCTTATATCGAT from Helianthus annuus cultivar XRQ/B chromosome 7, HanXRQr2.0-SUNRISE, whole genome shotgun sequence includes the following:
- the LOC110867606 gene encoding F-box/FBD/LRR-repeat protein At1g13570, with protein sequence MDRISKLPLGIIETILCLLPIQEAARTSILSREWRYHWTKIPKLVFNEYTFEVSTDRAEPSVLEQTFDKPSKRREMHKRCKFFYAIYQVLLMHEGPIHEFTLSMGVDTSCVEIDQILRHLSKKNSLKMLKLSFCAGGDVGYKLPISLFSLHQLTSLYLSGCALYQQRSFNEFGYLTTLHLEGVWMYEKMLLRLLSSCPFLKSLTLDNASTFICDDEVTTIVDLLECLPVIEYLYVVFSFVEDFLRWRHPKELPTALVHLKYLCIHDLSFSHIYGLPFLALLIRSSPNLEKLKLVMYDEDLEEYEMGSFTLEDYSDITLEHLNELEIIRFSDAENELDFVKLIMAKSPVLKEVWISPCYDFDKDKESEIVKILCFTPCAAPLVNIMW